One window of the Pyrus communis chromosome 17, drPyrComm1.1, whole genome shotgun sequence genome contains the following:
- the LOC137723385 gene encoding ATP-dependent zinc metalloprotease FTSH 10, mitochondrial-like, with translation MIFSSIGRSITHSARSKFKRNVISGTYNRRNTLLHDSFPQLSTLLGNACVDGGVGILRGYIADNGAGKQLISKAYMSNVKSVFGIPGIRRLFSSQGPEKKNYENYYPKNKKEIPKGGEQKTESKEGSSAGGQGNAQGQFSKQIQDLIAPLMFICFIVTSLFLNPHQAKEISFQEFKNKLLEPGLVDHIEVANKSVAKVYVRSSPREKVHSDDSVSSPVKGSPSEGNVTQYKYYFNIGSVESFEEKLEEAQEALGIDRHDFVPVIYASQVMWLQELLRYGPTVLLLGALWFMSRKMPNIGGPGGTGGRGIFNIGKAQITKLDKNAKNKVYFKDVAGCDEAKQEIMEFVHFLKNPKKYEELGAKIPKGALLVGPPGTGKTLLAKATAGESGVPFLSISGSDFMEMFVGVGPSRVRSLFQEARQCAPSIIFIDEIDAIGRARGRGGFSGGHDERESTLNQLLVEMDGFGTTAGVVVLAGTNRPDILDKALLRPGRFDRQITIDKPDIKGRNQIFQIYLSKLKLDLEPSFYSERLAALTPGFAGADIANVCNEAALIAARNESPKITMKHFEAAIDRVIGGLEKKNKVISKLERRTVAYHESGHAVAGWFLEHAEPLLKVTIVPRGTAALGFAQYVPNENLLMTKEQLFDMTCMTLGGRAAEQVLLGKISTGAQNDLEKVTKMTYAQVAVYGFSDKVGLLSFPQREDSFEMTKPYSSKTGAIIDSEVREWVGKAYFRTVQLIEEHKEHVGQIAELLLEKEVLHQEDLIRVLGERPFKSNEPTNYDRFKEGFQEEDKEAKETNAKDGRSPPIQPDVVVPA, from the exons ATGATTTTCTCAAGCATCGGACGCTCGATCACCCACTCGGCTCGTTCCAAATTCAAAAGA AATGTGATTTCGGGTACTTACAACAGGAGGAACACGCTGCTGCACGATTCCTTTCCGCAGTTGTCGACGCTGCTCGGTAATGCGTGCGTTGATGGCGGCGTAGGGATTCTGAGGGGATATATAGCTGACAATGGAGCTGGGAAGCAGCTCATTTCAAAAGCATACATGTCGAATGTGAAGTCTGTTTTCGGAATCCCTGGAATTCGTCGCTTGTTCTCCAGCCAAGGTCCCGAGAAGAAAA ATTACGAAAATTATTATCCGAAAAATAAGAAGGAAATTCCGAAAGGGGGAGAACAGAAAACGGAGTCCAAAG AGGGCTCAAGTGCAGGTGGTCAGGGGAATGCCCAGGGACAGTTTTCGAAGCAGATTCAAGATTTAATTGCTCCTTTAATGTTCATTTGCTTTATTGTCACATCATTATTCCTTAATCCTCATCAAGCGAAGGAG ATAAGTTTCCAAGAATTTAAAAACAAGCTACTGGAACCTGGGTTGGTTGATCACATTGAAGTGGCAAACAAATCAGTTGCAAAAGTGTATGTGAGGAGCTCCCCACGCGAAAAAGTTCATAGTGATGATTCTGTTAGTAGTCCTGTTAAAGGTTCTCCTTCCGAAGGAAATGTAACCCagtataaatattattttaacatTGGGAGTGTTGAATCTTTTGAAGAAAAGTTGGAGGAAGCTCAAGAAGCTTTAGGGATTGACCGTCATGATTTTGTTCCTGTAATTTATGCATCCCAAGTAATGTGGTTGCAAGAGTTGTTAAGGTATGGGCCAACAGTATTGCTTCTGGGAGCCCTTTGGTTCATGAGCCGAAAAATGCCTAACATTGGTGGTCCAGGTGGAACAGGTGGCCGAGGAATATTCAACATAGGTAAAGCACAGATCACGAAGTTGGACAAGAATGCCAAAAACAAG GTTTACTTTAAAGATGTAGCTGGCTGTGATGAGGCTAAGCAAGAAATAATGGAGTTTGTGCACTTTCTAAAAAATCCTAAGAAATATGAGGAATTGGGAGCAAAAATTCCAAAAGGTGCTCTTCTTGTTGGCCCTCCTGGAACAGGAAAGACGCTTCTTGCAAAGGCAACTGCTGGTGAATCTGGGGTGCCTTTTCTATCTATATCTGGGTCAGATTTTATGGAAATGTTTGTTGGTGTTGGTCCGTCAAGGGTTCGAAGCTTATTTCAAGAGGCAAGACAGTGCGCACCCAGTATAATATTTATTGATGAGATTGATGCAATTGGCCGGGCAAGAGGGCGTGGAGGCTTTTCAGGTGGCCATGACGAGCGTGAAAGTACTCTCAATCAATTGCTTGTAGAAATGGATGGATTTGGAACCACTGCTGGAGTTGTTGTACTTGCTGGCACTAATAGGCCTGATATTCTGGATAAAGCTCTCTTGAGGCCAGGCCGGTTTGACCGTCAAATTACTATTGATAAACCAGACATCAAGGGTCGTAACCAGATTTTTCAAATATATCTGAGCAAGCTCAAGCTGGATCTGGAACCATCATTTTACTCCGAGAGGCTTGCTGCTCTCACTCCTGGATTTGCTGGAGCAGACATAGCAAACGTCTGCAATGAAGCTGCCTTGATTGCTGCAAGAAATGAGAGTCCAAAGATCACCATGAAACATTTTGAAGCGGCTATAGACAGGGTGATAGGCGGCCTAGAAAAGAAGAACAAG GTTATAAGCAAGCTGGAAAGACGGACTGTTGCTTACCATGAATCTGGTCATGCTGTTGCGGGTTGGTTCCTGGAACACGCAGAACCTTTGCTTAAAGTAACTATTGTTCCGCGTGGCACTGCAGCACTGGGGTTTGCTCAGTATGTGCCCAATGAAAATCTTCTTATGACCAAAGAGCAGCTTTTTGATATGACATGCATGACCCTTGGTGGCCGAGCTGCTGAGCAG GTTTTGTTGGGGAAGATTTCAACTGGAGCGCAGAACGACTTGGAGAAAGTGACCAAAATGACTTATGCTCAAGTTGCAGTGTATGGCTTCAGCGACAAGGTAGGTCTTCTTTCGTTTCCTCAGAGGGAGGATTCATTTGAGATGACCAAGCCATACAGTAGCAAAACCGGTGCAATAATTGACAGTGAAGTTAGAGAATGGGTGGGTAAAGCATACTTCCGCACTGTCCAGTTGATAGAGGAGCACAAAGAGCATGTAGGACAGATTGCAGAGCTGTTGCTGGAAAAGGAAGTCCTTCACCAAGAGGATTTGATTCGAGTACTGGGAGAACGCCCATTCAAGTCGAATGAGCCCACAAACTATGACAGATTCAAGGAAGGGTtccaagaagaagataaggaggCTAAAGAGACCAATGCGAAGGATGGTCGGTCGCCACCTATTCAACCGGATGTCGTTGTGCCTGCATAA